The following proteins are encoded in a genomic region of Thalassophryne amazonica chromosome 5, fThaAma1.1, whole genome shotgun sequence:
- the fxn gene encoding frataxin, mitochondrial encodes MALFRKCPYFYLKCLNGTKTRLRMMTVQRSGSLSDQIRSISGLTIHPNICLLSNNGQAWLSESRAYGSCTRRYVHLTSLRLEKATSGQKSELSEAAYEKLVDETLDALADYFEDLTDEAFTGADYDVLFASGVLTVKVDGDHGTYVINKQAPNKQIWLSSPSSGPKRYDWTGERWIYTHDGVGLHQLLSKEFSAIFSCNIDLSNLPHS; translated from the exons ATGGCTCTGTTTCGTAAATGTCCTTATTTCTACTTAAAGTGTTTAAATGGCACAAAAACGCGACTCAGAATGATGACAGTACAGAGGAGCGGGAGCTTGTCTGACCAG aTCAGGAGCATATCTGGCTTAACAATTCACCCAAACATTTGTCTACTATCAAATAATGGCCAAGCTTGG TTGTCTGAAAGCAGAGCTTATGGCAGTTGTACGAGGAGATACGTGCATCTGACATCCCTCAGACTAGAAAAAGCCACCTCTGGACAGAAAAG TGAGCTGTCAGAAGCTGCATACGAGAAGCTTGTAGATGAGACTTTAGACGCCCTGGCTGACTACTTTGAAGACCTGACAGACGAAGCTTTTACTGGAGCCGATTATGACGTTTTATTTGCT AGTGGCGTGTTGACAGTCAAGGTCGACGGTGACCACGGGACCTATGTCATCAACAAACAGGCACCAAATAAACAGATCTGGCTTTCTTCTCCAAGCAG TGGTCCAAAGAGATATGACTGGACAGGCGAACGCTGGATTTACACCCATGATGGTGTTGGTCTCCACCAGCTGCTTTCTAAAGAGTTTTCTGCAATCTTCAGTTGCAACATAGACTTATCCAACCTGCCCCATTCCTGA